The following coding sequences are from one Musa acuminata AAA Group cultivar baxijiao chromosome BXJ2-4, Cavendish_Baxijiao_AAA, whole genome shotgun sequence window:
- the LOC135608885 gene encoding ethylene-responsive transcription factor ERF003-like has product MPKLQRFRGVRQRHWGSWVSEIRHPTLKTRIWLGTFETAEDAARAYDEAARLMCGPTARTNFPFDPNFSSVLSPNLMAKLERCCSASGDESRRAKATPIGSQEDVAQCPDEEYIEEMIQELTYSGSLEISTSSSSSSSSSCYVKSCGY; this is encoded by the exons ATGCCAAAGTTACAAAGATTCCGAGGAGTAAGGCAAAGGCACTGGGGCTCATGGGTCTCCGAGATCCGCCATCCTACTCT GAAGACAAGGATATGGCTGGGCACGTTTGAAACGGCGGAGGACGCAGCTAGGGCCTACGACGAGGCGGCGCGGCTCATGTGCGGACCGACAGCCCGGACCAACTTCCCCTTCGACCCCAACTTCTCGTCCGTCTTATCGCCGAACCTCATGGCGAAGCTGGAGCGGTGCTGTTCCGCATCCGGGGACGAGAGCAGGAGAGCCAAGGCGACGCCGATCGGAAGCCAAGAAGACGTCGCCCAGTGTCCGGATGAGGAGTACATCGAAGAGATGATCCAGGAGCTGACTTACAGTGGCTCTCTAGAGATATCTACCTCTTCTTCgtcttcatcttcctcttcctgTTATGTGAAATCTTGTGGGTATTAG
- the LOC103980274 gene encoding uncharacterized protein LOC103980274, whose amino-acid sequence MGSKLHQINRLFATLQKNKCNIVTTGLKYSDIRAVSDNISVKASIFCNPNQIKGSMERLLQCHDRNSIRNTMLHHEEILRQQVHELHHLYRVQKMLMAELGNKEINISSFPNETAAAVAETKTRIWSSASTSNTSHSSHVSILHQSAACSARAGPSSRELSICSEDPSSVQMKSFGARTVKNQAAAPLSWTDDGSQTELTLSIGCSSNEKKQTPLLHLDTDTSDTRPQLSSRSVMVEKEEECGDSSTGLDSEDLKTPSWLLLALNLNKT is encoded by the exons ATGGGCTCAAAGTTGCATCAGATTAATAGATTATTCGCCACCTTGCAAAAGAACAAATGTAATATAGTGACTACAGGATTGAAATATTCAGATATCAGGGCTGTATCTGACAACATTTCAGTAAAGGCAAGCATCTTTTGCAATCCGAACCAGATTAAAGGTTCAATGGAGAGACTTCTCCAGTGCCACGACAGAAATTCCATAAGGAATACAATGCTACATCATGAAGAAATCTTGAGGCAGCAG GTGCATGAACTCCATCATCTGTACAGAGTGCAGAAGATGCTGATGGCTGAGCTCGGAAACAAGGAAATTAACATCAGCTCTTTCCCAAATGAAActgcagcagcagtagcagagaCCAAGACCAGAATCTGGAGCAGTGCTTCCACCTCGAACACTAGCCATTCTTCTCATGTCAGTATCCTGCACCAGTCTGCAGCTTGCAGTGCAAGAGCAGGCCCAAGCTCCAGGGAGCTAAGCATTTGCTCTGAGGATCCATCGAGTGTGCAGATGAAGAGCTTTGGAGCAAGGACTGTCAAGAACCAGGCTGCAGCTCCACTCTCATGGACTGATGATGGAAGCCAAACTGAGTTGACACTAAGCATTGGTTGTAGTTCAAACGAGAAGAAACAAACACCTCTGCTGCATCTGGATACTGATACTAGTGATACCAGGCCACAGCTTTCGTCGAGATCGGTCATggtggagaaggaagaggaatgtGGTGACTCCTCTACCGGTTTGGACAGTGAAGACTTGAAGACTCCCTCATGGCTTCTtctagctctaaatttgaacaagACATGA